The proteins below are encoded in one region of Eubacterium sp. 1001713B170207_170306_E7:
- a CDS encoding viroplasmin family protein, which yields MNGYTLRPYQKECIEVLPEEGAVLVRMATGLGKTVMFSQIPRRGRMLILSHRKELVRQPQKYFDCSFGIEQGPEHSQGEEVVSASVQSLVRRLDQFSPDDFDILVTDEAHHAAALSYKKIFNYFKPRLHVGVTATPNRGDHQRLDDIYERIVFDRDLKWGIENHYLSNINCYRSKMTCDLRNLRTSMGDFQINDLEAAMTSEKIIQEIADVYNNMAKGKTLIFAVSVKHAEAIAEAIPGAVSVTGDTEDRQKIIDQFQTDPECNCMVNCMIFTEGTDIPNIETIIVARPTQSETLYTQMVGRGTRLYPGKEALNLIDMIGVSGELNLCSAPSLLGISLEEIPENERILLEGDLLDLPQKALGLADTPLRWRDNAELVNLWAQQQKINLRNINFFRMPDGGLLLTLPKERYLIPPPDECGQVLCGKKRVSFQEAIDSLHRCLINEYSKDEAIWNQKKVNAWGKAPASEKQIKWIKKNYPEFDTKELTKAQASSILNRIFSQKSSIKTWDNPDYRKAEIKIKTETISQTRDFFVVFEGRQRGVFRDWESCMAQIKGYQNALYRRFTSKEAADQALKKYRVNKRTTRQVHMDNTDFLWK from the coding sequence GTGAATGGATACACATTGAGGCCCTATCAAAAAGAATGCATCGAAGTGTTACCGGAAGAAGGTGCTGTTTTAGTCCGTATGGCGACGGGGCTGGGAAAGACCGTTATGTTTTCACAGATTCCCCGCCGTGGGAGGATGCTAATTCTTTCACATCGAAAGGAACTGGTGCGACAACCCCAAAAGTATTTTGATTGTTCTTTTGGAATTGAACAGGGCCCGGAACACAGTCAAGGTGAGGAAGTCGTATCTGCGTCAGTACAGTCATTGGTGAGACGGCTGGATCAATTTTCTCCAGACGATTTCGATATTCTGGTAACAGATGAAGCGCATCATGCAGCGGCATTAAGCTATAAAAAAATTTTTAATTACTTTAAACCGCGGTTACACGTAGGCGTAACCGCAACGCCGAACCGAGGGGATCACCAACGGTTAGATGATATTTATGAACGAATCGTCTTTGACCGTGATCTTAAATGGGGGATTGAAAACCACTATCTCAGCAATATTAACTGCTATCGTTCCAAAATGACCTGTGATTTGCGCAATTTGCGCACCAGTATGGGAGACTTTCAGATAAACGATTTAGAAGCTGCCATGACAAGTGAAAAAATCATCCAGGAAATTGCGGATGTCTATAACAATATGGCCAAGGGGAAGACACTAATCTTCGCAGTTTCCGTTAAACATGCTGAAGCCATTGCCGAAGCGATACCAGGCGCGGTTTCCGTAACTGGCGATACCGAAGATCGGCAGAAAATTATTGATCAGTTTCAAACCGATCCGGAATGTAACTGCATGGTAAACTGCATGATCTTTACAGAAGGAACGGATATTCCTAATATCGAGACGATCATTGTTGCCAGGCCAACACAGAGTGAAACTTTGTATACTCAAATGGTTGGGAGAGGAACCCGTTTGTATCCTGGTAAAGAAGCCCTGAACCTCATTGATATGATCGGCGTTTCAGGAGAACTCAACCTATGCTCAGCACCTTCACTTCTGGGCATTAGTCTAGAAGAGATTCCAGAAAATGAAAGAATTTTGCTGGAGGGCGATTTGTTAGATCTTCCACAAAAAGCCCTGGGACTTGCCGATACACCTTTAAGATGGCGAGACAATGCTGAACTAGTTAATTTATGGGCACAGCAACAGAAAATTAACCTTCGGAACATCAATTTCTTCCGAATGCCAGATGGCGGGCTTCTCCTGACACTGCCTAAAGAGCGATACCTTATTCCACCGCCGGACGAATGCGGACAGGTTCTATGCGGAAAGAAAAGAGTGTCATTTCAGGAAGCGATTGACTCCTTACACCGGTGCCTGATTAACGAGTATTCTAAAGACGAGGCAATTTGGAATCAAAAAAAGGTGAACGCATGGGGGAAGGCACCTGCATCTGAAAAGCAAATAAAATGGATCAAAAAAAATTATCCGGAATTCGATACCAAAGAGTTAACTAAAGCCCAGGCATCAAGCATCTTGAATCGCATTTTTAGCCAAAAATCAAGTATAAAAACATGGGACAATCCGGATTACAGGAAAGCAGAAATAAAGATAAAGACAGAGACGATTTCTCAAACAAGAGATTTTTTTGTTGTATTTGAAGGAAGACAACGGGGGGTGTTTCGTGATTGGGAATCCTGTATGGCTCAGATCAAAGGTTATCAGAATGCATTATACAGAAGATTTACCTCCAAAGAAGCAGCAGATCAGGCGTTGAAGAAGTATCGCGTTAATAAAAGAACTACACGTCAAGTTCATATGGATAACACAGATTTTTTATGGAAATAA